The following coding sequences lie in one Desulfonatronum sp. SC1 genomic window:
- a CDS encoding PQQ-binding-like beta-propeller repeat protein has protein sequence MKKILLTLVVICFTILSSCMKNADWQSAIGGKTIRHEKDNRLIWQYLTGSDVYSSVAISEDNIIYSGSDDGFLYALNSDGTLRWKFKAGNEIYSSPAISQDKTIYFGSKNGYIYAVDDNGNQKWKYKLGGYVWCSPAIDSNGTIYIGSKDGYFYAFSPNGEVKWKLLVKGWIRSSPSIDEENGSIYFGTDEGNKFYSVSFDGKIKWIYECTGEVPGSPAIDNYGNVYYGTEDGWIYSNDKDGVLRWKTYLRSSLRSSPVIGKNGDIYIGSYDNNLYSLNKDGLINWKYRTESWIRSTPIVGENEIIYIGSDDGWIYALDINGELVDKYGLTDALYSSPSISNDGIMYFGTDDGYINALKVNSNGILQKTWSKFRGNILNNGKL, from the coding sequence ATGAAAAAAATATTGCTTACTCTTGTGGTTATTTGTTTTACCATACTCAGCAGTTGCATGAAAAACGCGGACTGGCAATCCGCGATAGGAGGAAAAACAATACGGCATGAAAAAGATAACAGATTAATATGGCAGTATTTAACAGGCTCAGATGTTTATTCATCTGTTGCAATCAGTGAAGATAATATTATTTATAGTGGGTCAGATGATGGATTTCTATATGCATTGAATAGTGATGGAACATTGCGATGGAAATTTAAAGCCGGGAATGAAATATATTCTTCACCTGCCATATCACAAGATAAAACAATTTATTTTGGTTCAAAAAATGGGTATATTTATGCGGTTGATGACAATGGGAATCAAAAATGGAAATACAAATTGGGAGGATATGTTTGGTGCTCACCAGCGATAGATTCTAATGGAACAATCTACATTGGATCTAAAGATGGCTATTTTTATGCATTTTCCCCTAATGGAGAGGTAAAATGGAAATTATTGGTAAAAGGATGGATTAGATCATCACCGTCAATTGATGAAGAAAATGGCTCTATATATTTTGGCACAGATGAGGGAAATAAATTCTATTCTGTTTCTTTTGATGGAAAAATCAAATGGATATATGAATGTACTGGTGAAGTTCCAGGATCTCCTGCTATCGATAATTATGGAAATGTATATTATGGTACAGAAGATGGTTGGATATATTCAAACGATAAAGATGGAGTATTAAGATGGAAAACATATTTAAGATCATCACTAAGATCTTCTCCTGTAATAGGGAAAAACGGTGATATCTATATTGGATCATATGATAATAATTTATACTCGCTAAACAAAGACGGTTTAATAAATTGGAAGTATCGCACAGAAAGCTGGATACGTTCTACTCCTATAGTAGGGGAAAATGAAATTATATATATTGGATCTGATGATGGTTGGATTTATGCTTTAGACATTAATGGCGAGTTAGTAGACAAATACGGCTTGACAGATGCACTTTATTCATCCCCTAGTATTAGCAATGATGGAATAATGTATTTTGGCACAGACGATGGCTATATAAATGCTCTCAAGGTAAATTCCAATGGCATTCTGCAAAAAACTTGGTCGAAATTCAGAGGCAATATTTTAAATAATGGTAAATTATGA
- a CDS encoding cupin domain-containing protein, whose translation MPTLFPYPIRNLPRADIPLAGITAYLSQAKNHQVIFMEFENDVDLPEHAHAAQIGFVLRGRIELTIDGVKTEYCQGDVYYIPENVSHSGKIYAGYADITFFNEADRYIVKT comes from the coding sequence ATGCCCACTCTCTTTCCATATCCGATCCGAAACCTGCCGCGGGCCGACATCCCGCTCGCGGGCATCACGGCCTACTTGTCCCAGGCCAAGAACCACCAGGTAATATTCATGGAGTTTGAAAACGACGTGGATCTTCCGGAGCATGCGCATGCGGCGCAAATCGGATTCGTTCTTCGCGGGAGGATTGAGTTGACCATTGACGGAGTCAAAACCGAATATTGCCAGGGGGATGTTTATTACATTCCGGAAAACGTCAGCCACTCGGGGAAAATTTATGCCGGATACGCGGACATCACTTTTTTCAATGAGGCAGACCGGTATATAGTGAAGACCTGA
- a CDS encoding DEAD/DEAH box helicase: MTIERFEELNLSEETLKAIQDMGFEEPSPIQALAIPMLMQGRDVIGQAQTGTGKTVAFGIPVLEKVDPTSRDIQGIVLCPTRELAIQVAEELNTLAKYRKGVTVLPVYGGQPIDRQIRVLRQGAQVIIGTPGRVMDHMDRGTIKLDKVRIAVLDEADEMLDMGFREDIELILQTVPANRQTVLFSATMPSEILRLADTYQTDRLLAKVSQKVLTVPNVEQFFYEVPRGSRLEAMCRIIDVFNPKLSIVFSNTKRGVDQIVEHLQARGYMSEGLHGDMNQVQRDRVMGKFRSGSVEILVATDVAARGIDVDDVEAVFNFDIPSDVEYYVHRIGRTGRAGRTGRAFTFASGREFYKLRDIQRFTKAKMVQRSVPSVGDVEQAKTDKFLSGIRESMAQGGLEKQVRVVEHFLENEQVSSLDMAAAMLKILMGPPRKEQEDALLFNEPSRGRSGDRDQDRNRPGPGFRESGPQQGMTRLMLNVGRNQQVEVRDVVGAIAGETGLSGRQIGKIVMQDSRCFVEVPTEFAKDVVRVMDGNQIRGLRIEVKEVSDGGRADDDQRPMRKRPATVRPFRAKRPSSQGWDR; the protein is encoded by the coding sequence ATGACAATCGAACGTTTTGAAGAACTGAATCTATCCGAGGAAACACTGAAGGCCATTCAGGACATGGGGTTTGAGGAGCCGTCGCCCATTCAGGCCTTGGCCATCCCCATGCTGATGCAGGGACGGGACGTCATCGGCCAGGCCCAGACCGGAACGGGGAAAACCGTGGCCTTCGGCATCCCGGTTTTGGAAAAGGTTGACCCCACGAGTCGGGACATCCAGGGCATCGTGCTCTGTCCGACCCGGGAACTGGCCATCCAGGTGGCCGAGGAGCTGAACACCCTGGCCAAATACCGCAAAGGGGTCACCGTGCTTCCGGTCTACGGAGGGCAGCCCATCGATCGGCAGATCCGGGTGCTGCGCCAGGGGGCGCAGGTGATCATCGGCACCCCGGGCCGGGTCATGGACCATATGGACCGGGGGACCATCAAGCTGGACAAGGTCCGGATCGCGGTCCTGGACGAGGCGGACGAGATGCTGGACATGGGTTTCCGGGAAGACATCGAGCTGATCCTTCAGACCGTGCCCGCCAATCGACAGACCGTGCTCTTCTCCGCGACCATGCCCTCGGAGATTTTGCGCCTAGCGGATACGTATCAGACGGACCGGCTGCTGGCCAAGGTATCCCAGAAAGTGCTCACCGTGCCGAACGTCGAGCAGTTTTTCTACGAGGTGCCCCGAGGCTCGCGGCTGGAGGCCATGTGCCGGATCATCGATGTGTTCAACCCCAAGCTGAGCATCGTCTTTTCCAATACCAAGCGGGGCGTGGATCAGATCGTGGAGCACCTTCAGGCCCGGGGGTACATGTCCGAGGGGCTGCACGGGGACATGAACCAGGTGCAGCGCGACCGGGTGATGGGCAAGTTCCGGTCGGGCAGCGTGGAGATTCTGGTAGCCACGGACGTGGCCGCCAGGGGCATCGACGTGGACGACGTGGAAGCGGTCTTTAATTTCGATATTCCCAGCGACGTGGAATACTACGTCCACCGTATCGGGCGCACGGGCCGGGCCGGACGGACCGGAAGGGCCTTCACCTTCGCCTCGGGCCGGGAGTTCTACAAGCTGCGGGACATCCAGCGGTTCACCAAGGCCAAGATGGTTCAGCGCAGCGTACCCAGCGTGGGAGACGTGGAACAGGCCAAAACCGATAAGTTCCTGAGCGGCATCCGGGAGAGCATGGCTCAAGGCGGATTGGAAAAACAGGTAAGAGTGGTTGAGCACTTTTTGGAGAACGAACAGGTCTCTTCCCTGGACATGGCCGCGGCGATGCTGAAAATACTCATGGGACCGCCCAGGAAGGAACAGGAGGATGCGCTGCTGTTCAACGAGCCGTCCCGCGGTCGGTCCGGTGATCGGGATCAGGACCGGAATCGTCCTGGCCCCGGATTCCGGGAGAGCGGGCCGCAGCAGGGCATGACCCGGCTGATGCTCAACGTCGGTCGCAATCAACAGGTGGAAGTGCGGGACGTGGTCGGGGCCATTGCCGGGGAAACAGGCCTCTCCGGAAGGCAGATCGGCAAGATCGTGATGCAGGACAGCCGCTGCTTCGTGGAAGTCCCCACGGAATTCGCCAAGGACGTGGTGCGGGTGATGGACGGGAACCAGATTCGGGGGCTGCGGATCGAGGTCAAGGAGGTTTCGGACGGCGGACGAGCGGACGATGACCAGCGCCCCATGCGCAAACGACCCGCCACGGTCCGTCCGTTCCGGGCCAAGCGGCCCAGCTCGCAAGGCTGGGACAGATAA
- a CDS encoding cupin domain-containing protein: protein MTTTTPLTYKGSMMDEYFFEERCFISEWWNSDRDEDVSVARARVLPGVTTRLHRLRGIMERYIILEGQGLVEIDGRPADTVKPGDVVLIPPGVSQRISNPGISDLLFLVVCTPRFVPEAYEDMESLDGVEADQ, encoded by the coding sequence ATGACGACGACAACGCCCTTGACGTACAAGGGCTCCATGATGGACGAATACTTTTTCGAGGAACGCTGTTTTATCAGCGAATGGTGGAACTCCGACCGGGACGAGGACGTGTCCGTGGCCCGGGCCCGTGTCCTGCCCGGCGTCACGACCCGCTTGCACCGTCTGCGCGGCATCATGGAGCGGTACATCATTCTCGAAGGCCAGGGCTTGGTGGAAATCGACGGGCGGCCTGCCGACACCGTGAAGCCCGGAGACGTGGTCCTGATTCCCCCCGGCGTTTCTCAACGCATCAGTAATCCCGGCATTTCTGACCTGCTTTTTCTGGTCGTGTGCACGCCTCGATTCGTCCCCGAGGCCTACGAGGATATGGAAAGCCTGGACGGCGTCGAAGCGGATCAATGA
- the sfsA gene encoding DNA/RNA nuclease SfsA: MLLPQPLITGVLIRRYKRFLADVRLESGEVVTAHTPNTGSMLGCSSPGSRVWLSRAENPKRKYPWTWELTETESGVLVGIHTGRSNGLVWEALAEGKAAELAGYRPVRREVVVENGRLDMLLENAEDRACYVEVKNVTAVDEQGTAIFPDAVSVRASRHLETLAELVVKGHRAVIFFCVQRGDARRLSPADVIDPVYGQTLRRVSALGVEALAWRADVSQRAIVLETPLPVVC, encoded by the coding sequence ATGCTGCTCCCCCAGCCTTTGATCACCGGTGTTTTGATTCGGCGCTACAAGCGCTTCCTGGCGGACGTCCGGCTGGAGAGCGGCGAGGTGGTCACGGCGCACACCCCGAACACAGGGTCCATGCTCGGGTGTTCGAGTCCGGGGAGCCGGGTTTGGTTGAGCCGGGCGGAAAACCCCAAACGCAAATATCCCTGGACCTGGGAGTTGACCGAGACCGAGTCCGGCGTGCTGGTGGGCATCCATACCGGAAGGAGCAACGGTCTGGTCTGGGAGGCCCTGGCCGAGGGCAAGGCCGCTGAACTGGCCGGTTACCGACCGGTGCGCCGGGAGGTCGTGGTGGAGAATGGACGGCTCGACATGCTGCTGGAAAACGCCGAAGATCGGGCTTGCTATGTGGAGGTCAAGAACGTCACAGCGGTGGATGAGCAGGGCACCGCGATCTTTCCGGACGCCGTGAGCGTCAGGGCCTCCCGGCATCTGGAAACCCTGGCCGAACTGGTCGTCAAGGGACACCGGGCCGTGATCTTTTTCTGCGTCCAGCGCGGTGATGCCCGCCGACTGTCCCCGGCGGACGTCATTGATCCCGTCTACGGCCAAACCCTTCGCCGAGTGTCCGCCCTGGGCGTGGAGGCGTTGGCTTGGCGGGCGGACGTTTCACAGCGGGCCATCGTCCTGGAAACGCCTTTGCCCGTGGTTTGTTGA
- a CDS encoding alpha-amylase/4-alpha-glucanotransferase domain-containing protein: MPKSPVYFSLVLHFHQPVGNFDHVFANAYDLAYKPLLDHLWDYPDIRVGLHFSGCLLDWLLEHRPAVHEQVGRLVKRGQVEILAGGYYEPVLPMLRPEDAQGQVRMHIRAMEDLWSVTPTGLWLTERVWEPHLPSWLAPLGLRYSLVDDNHLHRAGVRCLVGTWLTEDCGHPLRLLVNLKPLRRLIPWQPLDAVWTMLGDLAELGRNQGIAPLACLGDDAERFGLWPRTHEHCWEQGYMRRFFDGLLERRDWIKTVTPAEYMERHADQGRVYLPTASYLEMMDWAMPTQEAATLGTYRRACETQDISRFLSGGFWRNFLVKYPEVNWLQKRGLDLSRALDGLAAERGEDAAVESGRKRVWASQCNCAYWHGVFGGVYLTHLRQANASNLLAAQEESGLWPSPHWSVRDVDVDGREEVHARFGPWQLFLSPANGAAAKELDYLPKRLNLATAFARHPEPYHQALREAAEKGEVITPDHPQWKEFFHIHSAEVRAKEPGLERLLDYDRFDHMPFADYLLPDETSLDDLTHGRFQPLASSWQTAMTWEIQGLKEGMEAAFTGRMAFTENSFDKPVGDPSRGLDVEKSFRLFTDRVEVDYRITACGGDVRNAIWATELALGLTSRCTGRSHGNGGGEEEKDLEQSWSFVALADVTFACPYSQGRFLVEVSPEATLRHVPLWAVTKSESGFERTPQGSAFYFCRPLRLTSGGEERFRLTLRFVE, from the coding sequence ATGCCCAAATCCCCCGTGTATTTCTCCCTGGTGCTGCATTTTCATCAGCCCGTGGGCAATTTCGATCATGTTTTCGCCAATGCCTACGATTTGGCCTACAAACCGCTGTTGGATCACCTGTGGGACTATCCGGATATCCGAGTCGGGCTGCATTTTTCCGGTTGTCTGCTGGACTGGCTGCTGGAGCATCGGCCCGCGGTGCATGAACAGGTGGGCCGACTGGTCAAGCGCGGGCAGGTGGAGATTCTGGCAGGCGGGTATTACGAGCCCGTGCTGCCCATGCTCCGGCCCGAGGATGCCCAGGGTCAGGTGCGGATGCACATCCGAGCCATGGAAGACCTTTGGTCCGTCACGCCCACCGGGCTTTGGCTGACCGAGCGGGTCTGGGAGCCGCACCTGCCGTCCTGGCTGGCACCCCTGGGCCTCCGCTACAGTTTGGTGGACGACAACCACCTGCACAGGGCCGGGGTGCGCTGCCTGGTCGGAACCTGGCTGACCGAGGACTGCGGCCATCCCTTGCGCCTCCTGGTCAATCTCAAGCCGCTGCGCCGGTTGATCCCCTGGCAGCCTCTGGACGCGGTCTGGACCATGCTGGGCGATCTGGCCGAGCTGGGTCGGAACCAGGGCATCGCGCCTTTGGCCTGCCTGGGCGACGACGCCGAGCGGTTCGGACTGTGGCCCAGAACCCACGAGCATTGCTGGGAACAGGGCTATATGCGCCGCTTTTTCGACGGGTTGCTGGAGCGGCGGGACTGGATCAAGACGGTCACTCCGGCCGAGTACATGGAGCGTCACGCGGACCAGGGCCGAGTCTACCTGCCCACGGCCTCTTATCTGGAAATGATGGACTGGGCCATGCCCACCCAGGAGGCCGCGACCCTGGGAACCTATCGCCGGGCCTGCGAGACCCAGGATATTTCCCGGTTTCTGTCCGGCGGGTTCTGGCGCAACTTTCTGGTCAAATATCCGGAAGTGAACTGGCTGCAGAAGCGGGGGCTTGACCTTTCCAGGGCCCTGGACGGTTTGGCCGCTGAGCGGGGCGAGGACGCGGCCGTGGAGTCGGGCCGCAAGCGGGTCTGGGCCAGCCAGTGCAACTGCGCCTACTGGCACGGGGTTTTCGGTGGGGTCTACCTGACCCATCTGCGTCAAGCCAATGCCAGCAATCTCCTGGCGGCCCAGGAAGAGTCCGGCCTGTGGCCCTCTCCCCACTGGTCCGTCCGGGACGTGGACGTGGACGGACGCGAGGAAGTGCATGCGCGGTTCGGTCCCTGGCAGCTCTTTCTGAGCCCGGCCAACGGGGCCGCGGCCAAGGAGCTGGACTACCTGCCCAAGCGCCTGAATTTGGCCACGGCCTTTGCCCGGCATCCCGAACCGTATCATCAGGCCCTGCGGGAAGCCGCGGAAAAAGGCGAGGTGATCACGCCGGACCATCCGCAATGGAAGGAGTTTTTCCATATCCACTCCGCGGAAGTGCGGGCCAAGGAGCCGGGGCTGGAACGGTTACTGGACTATGACCGGTTCGACCATATGCCCTTCGCGGATTATCTCCTGCCCGACGAGACCAGTCTTGATGATCTGACTCACGGACGCTTCCAGCCCTTGGCCAGCTCCTGGCAAACGGCCATGACCTGGGAGATTCAAGGACTGAAGGAGGGGATGGAGGCGGCGTTTACGGGCCGGATGGCTTTTACAGAAAACTCCTTCGACAAGCCGGTAGGAGACCCTTCGCGAGGACTGGACGTAGAGAAGTCCTTTCGGTTGTTCACGGACCGGGTGGAGGTGGATTACCGGATTACGGCTTGCGGGGGTGATGTCCGAAACGCGATCTGGGCCACGGAACTGGCCTTGGGTCTGACTTCGCGGTGTACCGGACGATCCCATGGCAATGGCGGCGGGGAAGAGGAAAAAGACCTCGAACAGTCCTGGAGTTTCGTTGCTCTCGCGGACGTGACCTTTGCCTGTCCCTATTCCCAGGGACGGTTTCTGGTGGAGGTCAGCCCGGAGGCCACGTTGCGCCATGTTCCGCTGTGGGCCGTGACCAAGTCCGAAAGCGGCTTCGAGCGCACCCCCCAGGGTTCGGCGTTCTATTTCTGTCGTCCGCTGCGGCTGACTTCCGGCGGGGAAGAGCGCTTCCGGCTGACGTTGCGGTTCGTCGAGTAG
- a CDS encoding phenylacetate--CoA ligase family protein, with protein MEHAIWNPQAECMDRENLAQVQLERVQMTLNLVARNVDFYAKRFREIGLLPEDVREVGDLAGLPFTTRDDLIRAYPYGLFAVPLRNVVQLRLAASSVEPIVVGYTRQDLRMWTELMCRAMTAAGAGRTDIIQVAFHYSQFPGAFTFNQGAESLGAVLTPAATVSGALQIKMMRDFRSTVLASTPAFALSLIKTLQDAQSRTPAEGPGQGESGSGLHLRVGLFGPEALQPQVRGLLERGLGLRAYTVYGVAEMIEPALAAECVQQSGMHLAEDHFYVEIVDPETGQPRAPGEEGEVVVTSLTTQGYPLIRFRTGDISRLHLAACPCGRNSARLSPVFRRSDDAVSVRGIRVHPGLVEQVIRDMAPESSDFRLVIQTVHGLGDQVELVLAHPEDGPLSGATLEILRAQLRRVLGLGLRLRQVPVNRLPLAGLTYKTTFQERETPASELPF; from the coding sequence ATGGAACATGCCATTTGGAATCCGCAAGCGGAATGCATGGATCGGGAGAACCTGGCGCAGGTCCAGCTGGAACGCGTGCAGATGACCCTCAATCTGGTTGCCCGGAACGTGGATTTTTACGCCAAAAGATTTCGGGAGATCGGGCTGCTGCCCGAGGATGTCCGGGAAGTGGGCGACCTGGCCGGGCTTCCGTTCACGACACGGGACGACCTGATCCGGGCCTACCCCTACGGCCTGTTCGCCGTGCCGCTGCGCAACGTGGTTCAGTTGCGGCTGGCCGCTTCCAGCGTCGAACCCATCGTGGTGGGCTATACGCGGCAGGACTTGCGGATGTGGACCGAGCTGATGTGCCGGGCCATGACCGCGGCCGGCGCGGGCCGAACGGACATCATTCAGGTGGCCTTTCACTACAGCCAGTTTCCCGGAGCCTTCACCTTCAATCAGGGCGCGGAATCCCTGGGCGCGGTGCTCACCCCGGCGGCCACGGTGTCCGGGGCCTTGCAGATCAAGATGATGCGGGACTTCCGCTCCACCGTGCTGGCCAGCACCCCGGCCTTTGCCTTGAGCCTGATCAAGACGCTTCAGGACGCGCAAAGCCGGACACCGGCCGAAGGCCCAGGCCAAGGGGAAAGCGGCTCCGGGCTGCATCTGCGGGTGGGCCTGTTCGGGCCGGAGGCGCTGCAACCCCAGGTGCGCGGGCTGCTGGAGCGCGGCCTGGGGCTACGGGCGTATACGGTCTACGGCGTGGCGGAAATGATCGAGCCGGCCCTGGCCGCGGAATGCGTCCAGCAAAGCGGCATGCACCTGGCCGAGGACCATTTTTACGTGGAGATCGTGGACCCGGAAACCGGCCAGCCACGCGCCCCCGGCGAGGAAGGCGAGGTGGTGGTGACCAGCCTGACCACCCAGGGCTATCCGCTGATTCGTTTCCGGACCGGGGACATTAGTCGGCTGCACTTGGCGGCCTGCCCCTGCGGAAGAAACTCGGCCCGGCTGTCCCCGGTTTTCCGGCGCAGCGACGACGCGGTTTCGGTTCGCGGCATCCGGGTCCATCCCGGACTGGTGGAGCAGGTGATCCGGGATATGGCCCCGGAGTCCTCGGATTTTCGGTTGGTGATTCAAACGGTGCACGGGTTGGGCGACCAGGTGGAACTGGTCCTGGCCCATCCCGAGGACGGCCCGCTGTCCGGGGCGACCCTGGAGATACTGCGCGCTCAACTTCGCCGCGTTCTGGGCCTCGGCCTGCGTCTGCGCCAAGTTCCGGTCAATCGCCTGCCTCTGGCCGGATTGACCTACAAGACCACGTTTCAGGAGCGGGAAACTCCGGCTTCCGAGCTGCCGTTTTAG
- a CDS encoding ABC transporter ATP-binding protein: MLRIRNVSAGYAGIAVLHGVSLHVGQGETVCLVGANGAGKSTLLQVVSGLIRPFSGELRFEDADLTTLPPHRIVAAGLVQVPEARELFPSMTVRENLDLGAFALRRAAQAEIRANRARLLELFPVLGQRLEQKAGTLSGGEQQMLAIARALMAKPRLLILDEPSLGLAPLVIKEIFRTLTELRQEGLTILLVEQNALAAMRISDRAYVLQAGRMLLSGTSEELQGNDDFRRAYLGRDYKAKWER, translated from the coding sequence ATGCTGCGCATTCGCAATGTGAGCGCCGGATATGCCGGGATCGCCGTGCTGCACGGGGTCAGTCTGCACGTGGGTCAGGGCGAGACGGTCTGTCTTGTGGGGGCCAACGGAGCGGGAAAAAGCACCCTGTTGCAGGTGGTCAGCGGGTTGATCCGTCCTTTTTCAGGCGAACTGCGGTTCGAGGACGCGGACCTGACGACCCTGCCGCCTCACCGGATCGTGGCCGCTGGTCTGGTTCAGGTTCCGGAAGCCCGGGAACTGTTTCCGTCCATGACCGTGCGGGAGAACCTGGACCTGGGGGCCTTCGCCCTGCGCCGGGCGGCTCAGGCGGAGATTCGGGCCAATCGCGCCAGGTTGCTGGAGCTGTTTCCGGTTCTGGGGCAGCGCCTGGAGCAGAAGGCCGGCACCTTGAGCGGCGGCGAGCAGCAGATGCTGGCCATTGCCCGTGCCCTGATGGCCAAGCCCCGGTTGCTGATCCTTGACGAACCGTCCCTGGGGTTGGCACCCCTGGTGATCAAGGAGATTTTCCGGACCTTGACGGAACTGCGACAGGAAGGCCTGACTATCCTGCTGGTGGAGCAGAACGCTCTGGCGGCCATGCGCATCAGCGACCGGGCCTACGTCCTGCAGGCCGGAAGGATGCTGCTCAGCGGCACGTCCGAGGAACTGCAAGGCAACGACGATTTTCGCCGGGCGTACCTGGGCCGGGACTACAAGGCAAAATGGGAGCGCTGA
- a CDS encoding ABC transporter ATP-binding protein, which translates to MSDNESYLLSLRDISLRFGGLQALSDITVGVSSGLWTALIGPNGAGKTSLLNVICGLYAAQRGEVVLGGRPLDGLGVHQRAALGLARTFQAVQLVLEMHVLDNLLLGLHCRGQVGLLGHLLGSPGSRREERALRDTGLAVLERYDLAEVWDRPVSELSLWQRKLLELARAVVGEPRLLLLDEPMGGLTMAEREAMAELLHDLRGGGLSMIMVEHDMDMVMTHTDHVMVLHHGRLLAQGPPREIQADPDVIAAYLGE; encoded by the coding sequence TTCGGATATTACCGTGGGCGTGTCCTCGGGGTTGTGGACGGCGCTGATCGGACCCAATGGGGCTGGGAAGACGTCGCTTTTGAACGTGATCTGCGGGCTGTACGCGGCTCAGCGCGGGGAGGTGGTTCTGGGCGGGCGGCCTTTGGACGGGCTGGGCGTGCATCAGCGGGCCGCGCTGGGTTTGGCCCGGACGTTTCAGGCCGTGCAACTCGTGCTGGAGATGCACGTTCTGGACAACCTGCTCCTGGGGCTGCATTGTCGCGGTCAGGTTGGATTGTTGGGCCATTTGCTGGGCAGCCCTGGCAGTCGGCGGGAGGAGCGGGCCTTGCGGGATACGGGCCTGGCCGTGCTGGAACGCTACGATTTGGCCGAAGTCTGGGACCGGCCTGTGAGCGAGCTGTCCCTGTGGCAGCGCAAGCTCCTGGAACTGGCCCGGGCCGTGGTCGGCGAGCCCCGGCTGCTGCTTCTGGACGAGCCCATGGGCGGGCTGACCATGGCCGAGCGGGAGGCCATGGCCGAACTGCTGCACGATCTGCGCGGCGGCGGCCTGAGCATGATCATGGTGGAGCACGACATGGACATGGTCATGACCCATACGGATCACGTCATGGTGCTGCATCACGGTCGGTTGCTGGCTCAGGGGCCGCCGCGGGAGATTCAAGCCGACCCGGACGTGATCGCGGCCTACCTTGGGGAGTAG